The following proteins come from a genomic window of Populus alba chromosome 12, ASM523922v2, whole genome shotgun sequence:
- the LOC118036852 gene encoding metal-nicotianamine transporter YSL3 isoform X3 gives MNMNMEEMKEIERVGGEAMEEVRDEPEDIKRIAPWTKQITVKGIVASIAIGIIYSVIVMKLNLTTGLVPNLNVSAALLAFVFLRTWTKLLSKAGIVTAPFTRQENTIVQTCAVACYSIAVGGGFGSYLLGLNRKTYEQAGVDTEGNTPGSTKEPGIGWMTGFLFVSSFVGLLALVPLRKIMIIDYKLSYPSGTATAVLINGFHTPKGDKMASGSILVEKNVDFLSSLHLG, from the exons ATGAATATGAACATGGAAGAAATGAAAGAGATTGAGAGGGTTGGGGGAGAGGCCATGGAAGAAGTTAGAGATGAGCCAGAGGATATCAAGAGGATTGCTCCATGGACTAAACAGATTACAGTTAAGGGAATTGTTGCTAGCATAGCAATTGGGATCATATACAGTGTTATAGTCATGAAGCTGAATCTCACCACTGGTCTAGTCCCAAATCTCAATGTCTCTGCTGCTCTTCTTGCATTTGTGTTCCTCAGAACATGGACTAAGCTCCTCTCAAAGGCTGGAATTGTAACCGCTCCCTTTACCCGACAAGAGAATACCATAGTTCAAACTTGTGCTGTTGCTTGTTATAGCATTGCTGTTGGAG GTGGTTTTGGATCTTATCTACTGGGTTTGAATAGGAAGACATATGAGCAAGCTGGGGTTGATACAGAGGGGAATACTCCTGGGAGCACTAAGGAACCTGGGATTGGTTGGATGACTGGTTTCCTCTTTGTAAGCAGCTTCGTTGGGCTACTTGCTCTAGTTCCTCTGCGAAAG ATCATGATAATAGATTACAAATTGAGTTATCCAAGTGGAACTGCAACTGCAGTTCTCATCAATGGGTTCCACACTCCTAAAGGAGACAAGATGGCTAG TGGTTCTATTCTGGTGGAGAAAAATGTGGATTTTCTCAGTTCCCTGCATTTGGGTTGA
- the LOC118036852 gene encoding metal-nicotianamine transporter YSL3 isoform X1, translating to MNMNMEEMKEIERVGGEAMEEVRDEPEDIKRIAPWTKQITVKGIVASIAIGIIYSVIVMKLNLTTGLVPNLNVSAALLAFVFLRTWTKLLSKAGIVTAPFTRQENTIVQTCAVACYSIAVGGGFGSYLLGLNRKTYEQAGVDTEGNTPGSTKEPGIGWMTGFLFVSSFVGLLALVPLRKIMIIDYKLSYPSGTATAVLINGFHTPKGDKMARKQVHGFMFFSLSFLWAFFQWFYSGGEKCGFSQFPAFGLKAWKNSALVVRA from the exons ATGAATATGAACATGGAAGAAATGAAAGAGATTGAGAGGGTTGGGGGAGAGGCCATGGAAGAAGTTAGAGATGAGCCAGAGGATATCAAGAGGATTGCTCCATGGACTAAACAGATTACAGTTAAGGGAATTGTTGCTAGCATAGCAATTGGGATCATATACAGTGTTATAGTCATGAAGCTGAATCTCACCACTGGTCTAGTCCCAAATCTCAATGTCTCTGCTGCTCTTCTTGCATTTGTGTTCCTCAGAACATGGACTAAGCTCCTCTCAAAGGCTGGAATTGTAACCGCTCCCTTTACCCGACAAGAGAATACCATAGTTCAAACTTGTGCTGTTGCTTGTTATAGCATTGCTGTTGGAG GTGGTTTTGGATCTTATCTACTGGGTTTGAATAGGAAGACATATGAGCAAGCTGGGGTTGATACAGAGGGGAATACTCCTGGGAGCACTAAGGAACCTGGGATTGGTTGGATGACTGGTTTCCTCTTTGTAAGCAGCTTCGTTGGGCTACTTGCTCTAGTTCCTCTGCGAAAG ATCATGATAATAGATTACAAATTGAGTTATCCAAGTGGAACTGCAACTGCAGTTCTCATCAATGGGTTCCACACTCCTAAAGGAGACAAGATGGCTAG GAAACAGGTGCATGGGTTCATGTTCTTTTCATTAAGTTTCCTGTGGGCTTTCTTTCAGTGGTTCTATTCTGGTGGAGAAAAATGTGGATTTTCTCAGTTCCCTGCATTTGGGTTGAAAGCTTGGAAAAACTC agcactggTTGTGAGAGCCTAG
- the LOC118036852 gene encoding metal-nicotianamine transporter YSL3 isoform X2, with protein MNMNMEEMKEIERVGGEAMEEVRDEPEDIKRIAPWTKQITVKGIVASIAIGIIYSVIVMKLNLTTGLVPNLNVSAALLAFVFLRTWTKLLSKAGIVTAPFTRQENTIVQTCAVACYSIAVGGGFGSYLLGLNRKTYEQAGVDTEGNTPGSTKEPGIGWMTGFLFVSSFVGLLALVPLRKIMIIDYKLSYPSGTATAVLINGFHTPKGDKMARKQVHGFMFFSLSFLWAFFQWFYSGGEKCGFSQFPAFGLKAWKNS; from the exons ATGAATATGAACATGGAAGAAATGAAAGAGATTGAGAGGGTTGGGGGAGAGGCCATGGAAGAAGTTAGAGATGAGCCAGAGGATATCAAGAGGATTGCTCCATGGACTAAACAGATTACAGTTAAGGGAATTGTTGCTAGCATAGCAATTGGGATCATATACAGTGTTATAGTCATGAAGCTGAATCTCACCACTGGTCTAGTCCCAAATCTCAATGTCTCTGCTGCTCTTCTTGCATTTGTGTTCCTCAGAACATGGACTAAGCTCCTCTCAAAGGCTGGAATTGTAACCGCTCCCTTTACCCGACAAGAGAATACCATAGTTCAAACTTGTGCTGTTGCTTGTTATAGCATTGCTGTTGGAG GTGGTTTTGGATCTTATCTACTGGGTTTGAATAGGAAGACATATGAGCAAGCTGGGGTTGATACAGAGGGGAATACTCCTGGGAGCACTAAGGAACCTGGGATTGGTTGGATGACTGGTTTCCTCTTTGTAAGCAGCTTCGTTGGGCTACTTGCTCTAGTTCCTCTGCGAAAG ATCATGATAATAGATTACAAATTGAGTTATCCAAGTGGAACTGCAACTGCAGTTCTCATCAATGGGTTCCACACTCCTAAAGGAGACAAGATGGCTAG GAAACAGGTGCATGGGTTCATGTTCTTTTCATTAAGTTTCCTGTGGGCTTTCTTTCAGTGGTTCTATTCTGGTGGAGAAAAATGTGGATTTTCTCAGTTCCCTGCATTTGGGTTGAAAGCTTGGAAAAACTC CTAg